One genomic segment of Panicum virgatum strain AP13 chromosome 2N, P.virgatum_v5, whole genome shotgun sequence includes these proteins:
- the LOC120658710 gene encoding uncharacterized protein LOC120658710: MASSLFTNRNSFLIPLVGLLSVHFAALDVAGEPPSVVPSGCKFAAAAGGGTFTEDFCLSALTGHSVGATDYGDLALFAVDLATANATATEAKIDSLLAGGDGALADCLRACRSLYDTVVHVYQPDCHAAVKDRKFVDGNLCLSRTARAPVECELAFKQRSVASPVAAEDDALAKLANLAIALSTITR; the protein is encoded by the coding sequence ATGGCCTCCTCTTTATTCACCAACCGTAACAGCTTTCTTATTCCGCTCGTCGGACTCCTGTCCGTCCACTTCGCCGCCTTGGatgtcgccggcgagccccccAGCGTTGTGCCCTCGGGGTGCAagttcgcggccgccgccggtggtggcACCTTCACCGAAGACTTCTGCTTGTCGGCCCTGACCGGCCACAGCGTCGGCGCCACGGACTACGGCGACCTCGCCCTCTTCGCGGTCGATCTCGCCACGGCCAacgccaccgccaccgaggcGAAGATCGACTCCCTGCTCGCCGGTGGCGACGGCGCGCTGGCGGACTGCCTGAGGGCGTGCCGGTCGCTGTACGACACCGTGGTGCACGTCTACCAGCCGGACTGCCACGCCGCCGTGAAGGACCGGAAGTTCGTCGACGGGAATCTGTGCCTCAGCAGGACGGCGCGGGCGCCCGTGGAGTGCGAGCTGGCGTTCAAGCAGCGGAGCGTCGCGTCGCCGGTGGCCGCGGAGGACGACGCCCTCGCCAAGCTCGCCAACCTCGCGATCGCGCTGAGCACGATCACGCGCTGA
- the LOC120659677 gene encoding uncharacterized protein LOC120659677 codes for MSSEDMKVKKEVQKATMKIAIGGGLGGITKDAKKTEIEARAKLLEAEVLVKKRECDLVKEKEEISITTPAGPAAVIANFGNCVNYAHMGEGEGYRESDWDWSQV; via the exons ATGAGTTCAGAAGACATGAAGGTGAAAAAGGAGGTACAAAAGGCTACAATGAAGATAGCAATTGGTGGTGGTTTAGGAGGAATTACAAAGGATGCTAAGAAGACGGAGATTGAAGCTAGAGCAAAGTTATTGGAGGCTGAGGTGTTGGTGAAGAAAAGGGAGTGTGATTTAGTAAAGGAGAAGGAGGAAATTTCTATCACCACCCCAGCTGGTCCTGCAGCTGTTATTGCTAATTTCGGTAACTGCGTCAACTACGCCCACATGGGCGAAG GAGAAGGGTACCGGGAAAGTGATTGGGACTGGAGTCAGGTGTGA